The Bacteroidales bacterium genome has a window encoding:
- a CDS encoding type II toxin-antitoxin system RelE/ParE family toxin — protein sequence MVREIKFYKNYFIEFYLSLDSKAQEKIEYVFKLIRTLDMVPETFLKHIHGTEGLFEIRIHHLHNNYRIFCCFDQGRIIVLFNGFKKKTQKTPKNEIDFALKLMHQ from the coding sequence ATGGTTCGTGAGATCAAATTTTATAAGAATTATTTCATTGAGTTTTATCTATCCCTTGATAGTAAAGCACAAGAAAAAATCGAATATGTCTTTAAGTTAATCCGGACATTGGACATGGTTCCAGAAACATTTTTAAAGCATATTCATGGAACAGAAGGGCTTTTTGAAATTAGAATCCATCACCTGCATAACAACTACAGAATATTCTGTTGCTTTGATCAGGGTAGAATTATTGTCTTATTTAATGGTTTTAAGAAAAAGACCCAAAAGACACCAAAGAATGAAATTGATTTCGCCCTCAAGTTAATGCATCAATAA
- a CDS encoding helix-turn-helix domain-containing protein: MKKIKEATTFDELLDIKYGKLGSPARDEFEQNSRAFIIGEMIKEARKLAHLTQDDLAEKIGTKKSYISRIENGKIDIQLSTLFKIFEEGLGRKLGITVL, from the coding sequence ATGAAAAAGATAAAGGAAGCAACCACATTCGACGAATTATTGGATATCAAGTATGGCAAGCTTGGAAGCCCTGCCAGAGATGAATTCGAACAAAATTCAAGGGCTTTTATTATAGGTGAAATGATAAAAGAAGCCAGAAAACTTGCACACCTTACCCAGGATGACCTGGCCGAAAAAATTGGTACAAAAAAAAGCTATATCTCTCGTATTGAAAATGGGAAAATTGACATTCAATTGTCAACGCTTTTTAAAATATTTGAAGAAGGCCTAGGCCGGAAGTTAGGAATAACCGTTCTTTAA
- a CDS encoding transposase: MWQLPADRGGSPKIICVSLYFSFLIFDTLYPVKMLSTVFRGKLLGKLKRHLSDISQLGEDQSLLDRLWNKPWVVDCEPPFGSPEHIVKYLGQYTHRVAISNQRIQHIDKDGVSFYMKDYADQGKRKLTQLSGVEFLHRFCLHILPKRFVRIRYYGILSSKMKKKFKPEKQKAVPVKETSQERLKRLTGFDVYQCPYCKKGRMQVVEVLPKIRSPGNVLYPAKDNSKCLVIFN, translated from the coding sequence ATGTGGCAGCTACCCGCAGACAGGGGTGGATCACCAAAAATTATCTGCGTGTCGTTATATTTTAGTTTTCTCATATTTGATACCTTGTATCCGGTGAAGATGCTCAGTACCGTGTTTCGCGGTAAGCTTTTGGGTAAGCTGAAACGACATCTGTCAGATATCAGCCAATTAGGCGAAGACCAGTCGCTGTTGGACCGGCTATGGAACAAACCCTGGGTGGTTGATTGCGAGCCTCCCTTTGGCTCCCCGGAACATATTGTAAAATACCTCGGACAATATACGCACAGGGTTGCCATCAGCAATCAGCGGATACAGCATATTGACAAGGACGGTGTAAGTTTTTACATGAAAGATTACGCCGACCAGGGTAAGCGAAAACTGACCCAACTGAGCGGTGTAGAATTTTTGCATCGCTTTTGCCTTCACATCCTTCCTAAGCGGTTTGTGCGCATAAGGTATTATGGGATACTGAGTAGTAAGATGAAAAAGAAGTTCAAACCTGAAAAACAAAAAGCTGTTCCGGTTAAAGAGACCTCGCAGGAGCGGCTCAAACGTTTAACGGGGTTCGATGTATATCAATGTCCGTATTGTAAAAAAGGCAGAATGCAAGTTGTTGAAGTTCTGCCTAAAATACGCTCGCCGGGCAATGTACTTTATCCCGCGAAAGATAATAGCAAATGTCTGGTGATTTTTAATTGA
- a CDS encoding type II toxin-antitoxin system prevent-host-death family antitoxin has translation MLTTSISEFRRDIKRYLDRVTQNFETLIINRGKDNGIVIMSLDEYNSMRATQHELSSKTNEKRLDSAIEKLKKEYFEEKRKGSL, from the coding sequence ATGTTAACAACATCAATCTCTGAATTTAGAAGAGATATTAAAAGATATCTCGATAGAGTGACCCAGAATTTTGAAACCTTGATCATTAATCGTGGCAAAGACAACGGTATAGTCATTATGTCATTGGATGAATATAATTCAATGAGGGCAACCCAGCACGAATTATCATCCAAGACGAATGAGAAAAGATTAGATTCTGCAATTGAAAAATTAAAAAAGGAATACTTCGAAGAAAAAAGAAAGGGTTCATTATGA
- a CDS encoding helix-turn-helix transcriptional regulator encodes MRKEHSNIKSWSTIKDDIYGKTGTVRRDELDREIEAFKIGLLIRQARESKNMTQEELAKLISKKRSYISRVENDGSNMNLKTLYDIVEKGLGGKVNIAIEI; translated from the coding sequence ATGAGAAAAGAACATTCAAATATTAAATCGTGGTCAACCATCAAGGATGATATCTATGGTAAAACAGGTACGGTCCGTCGTGATGAATTAGATAGAGAAATTGAGGCCTTTAAAATTGGTTTATTAATTCGCCAGGCAAGGGAATCCAAAAACATGACCCAAGAAGAATTAGCAAAATTGATTTCTAAGAAAAGAAGCTACATTTCCAGGGTGGAAAATGACGGAAGCAATATGAATCTTAAGACTCTTTATGACATCGTTGAAAAAGGTCTTGGCGGAAAAGTAAATATTGCAATTGAAATTTAA
- a CDS encoding reverse transcriptase domain-containing protein: MNGKLVKRRKGVPQGSPLSPLLSNIMLNELDKELKKQELRYVRYADDFSIYAKSNYAARKADNEAYLFLKDKLGLPINREKSGIRRPVNLQYWGLDSFPHT, translated from the coding sequence ATAAACGGGAAATTGGTCAAACGCAGAAAGGGCGTACCGCAGGGAAGTCCGCTTAGCCCGCTGCTGTCTAACATCATGCTGAATGAGTTGGATAAGGAGCTGAAGAAGCAAGAACTCCGCTATGTCCGCTATGCTGACGACTTTAGCATCTATGCCAAAAGTAATTATGCAGCCCGCAAGGCAGATAACGAGGCTTATCTTTTCTTAAAGGATAAGCTGGGACTGCCGATCAACCGGGAGAAAAGCGGCATACGCAGACCTGTAAACTTACAATACTGGGGTTTGGATTCGTTCCCACATACGTAA
- a CDS encoding beta-lactamase family protein, with the protein MKIFILRLLTLIIISVLLITCSKDNTTIESQFSAEMQSKFEAALDKTVMENHIPGVIVGVWIQNEGSWVKAKGISNLAINEPMKLDNHFRIGSITKTFTGTLVLQLVDEGLINLDSSLAYYLPQYPFPQADKITVRHLGKMRSGIFNYSDDSTFFATACAHNWDFQVTADYLVKIALNYPLNFDPGQEYYYSNTNTVLLGMICEKVTNKPISQLLMEKIFAPNKLENTFWPQTRFLPEPFSHGYSKQTSDGEMKDATFFNPSWGDAAGIMVSNIYDLKKWIKLVGTGALYSPAMHVERLNIEDNYGFAIQGYDGWLFHFGAIQGFTTGALYYPGKDAILVIHVNSNINNPFTDYSPAEAVALAFMELLTPSAGLSKFSMK; encoded by the coding sequence ATGAAAATCTTTATTTTAAGATTACTGACACTTATCATTATAAGTGTTCTGCTCATTACTTGTTCAAAGGATAATACAACGATTGAATCACAATTCAGTGCAGAAATGCAATCCAAATTTGAAGCTGCACTGGATAAAACCGTGATGGAAAATCATATCCCAGGAGTTATCGTCGGCGTTTGGATTCAAAATGAAGGGAGCTGGGTGAAAGCTAAGGGGATATCTAACCTGGCTATAAACGAGCCCATGAAGCTGGATAATCATTTCCGGATAGGAAGTATTACGAAAACTTTTACAGGGACCCTGGTCCTGCAATTGGTTGACGAGGGTTTGATAAACCTTGATTCATCGCTTGCATATTATCTTCCCCAGTATCCATTTCCGCAGGCTGACAAGATCACGGTAAGACATCTGGGAAAGATGAGGAGCGGTATTTTCAATTATTCAGATGACAGCACATTTTTCGCTACAGCATGTGCTCATAATTGGGATTTTCAGGTTACAGCAGACTATTTAGTCAAAATTGCATTAAATTACCCTTTGAATTTTGATCCTGGCCAGGAATATTATTATTCCAATACCAACACAGTACTGCTGGGCATGATCTGTGAAAAAGTCACTAATAAACCGATCAGCCAGCTTTTAATGGAAAAGATTTTTGCACCCAACAAATTGGAAAATACTTTCTGGCCCCAGACCCGGTTTTTACCTGAACCTTTTTCGCATGGGTATTCAAAACAAACATCTGACGGAGAGATGAAAGATGCAACATTTTTCAACCCCTCCTGGGGTGATGCAGCAGGAATCATGGTTTCAAACATTTACGACCTGAAGAAGTGGATAAAGCTGGTTGGGACCGGGGCACTTTATTCACCTGCCATGCACGTAGAAAGATTGAATATTGAAGATAATTATGGATTTGCAATACAAGGTTATGATGGATGGCTTTTTCATTTCGGAGCAATTCAAGGATTTACAACAGGAGCATTATACTATCCCGGTAAGGATGCCATACTTGTTATACATGTAAATTCTAATATTAATAACCCTTTTACTGATTATTCTCCGGCAGAAGCAGTAGCCCTGGCGTTTATGGAGCTATTAACTCCTTCTGCCGGACTTTCGAAATTTTCTATGAAATGA
- a CDS encoding ABC transporter substrate-binding protein, with protein MGIVLTLTNSCKKSETTPPAGGQTINFGALLDLSFDNPEEGLATKAALQFALEDMNSYAATAGQNVTFICSYVDTRLDTTEAKNQLKNMYEKGISMFVGGPFSSSELQAIAPFVEQNPVVVINSISTAIGLNHDGSHIFRIVTDDGFQAKALNRVAITEGVKAVIPIVRNDVWGNALIALHTNGRNNTFRHGRAGTIKGK; from the coding sequence ATGGGTATTGTATTAACTCTTACCAATAGTTGTAAGAAAAGTGAGACTACACCTCCGGCAGGCGGGCAGACTATCAATTTCGGAGCGTTGCTTGATCTGAGCTTCGACAATCCGGAAGAAGGACTGGCCACCAAGGCAGCCTTACAATTTGCACTGGAAGACATGAACAGTTACGCGGCGACAGCCGGACAGAATGTTACATTCATCTGTTCCTATGTTGATACGCGTTTGGATACAACAGAGGCAAAAAATCAATTGAAAAATATGTATGAAAAAGGGATCAGCATGTTTGTAGGAGGCCCCTTTTCCAGTAGCGAACTTCAGGCCATTGCGCCTTTTGTAGAGCAGAACCCGGTGGTAGTGATCAATTCGATTAGTACGGCCATAGGCCTAAACCATGATGGCAGTCATATTTTCAGGATAGTCACCGACGACGGCTTTCAGGCCAAAGCATTAAACAGGGTGGCAATAACTGAGGGGGTGAAAGCCGTAATCCCAATTGTGAGGAATGACGTTTGGGGCAATGCCCTGATAGCTTTACATACTAATGGCCGCAATAATACATTCCGACATGGACGAGCCGGAACCATAAAAGGAAAATGA
- a CDS encoding Gfo/Idh/MocA family oxidoreductase: MQRIINTAIIGFGLSGRVFHAPFLHVHPGFKLAKVVERQGNSSKDLYPDVGIVRNYKDLLKDDTIELVVIATPNILHYDLAREFLMAGKHIVVEKPFTPSSAEADELIRLAEKTGKKILVYQNRRWDGDFKTVQQVVYQGYLGEILEFEAHFDRFAPGQRRSAWRDEPLPAGGVLYDLGSHLIDQALVLFGLPQSVFADIRTQRKGSQVDDCFEVNLYYEKLKVTLKASVFIKEKGPRYVLHGTKGSFIKYGIDPQEEMLKQGLMPDSENWGKEDPDYWGILNAELHGQQFYGTIETEPGNYMGFYNNVYDVITKGSGQAVLPEEARNVIRIIELAFESHRRKSIVNIS; encoded by the coding sequence ATGCAAAGGATCATAAATACGGCAATAATCGGCTTTGGCCTCTCGGGACGTGTCTTTCACGCTCCTTTCCTGCATGTGCATCCTGGTTTTAAACTCGCAAAAGTAGTTGAACGGCAGGGTAATTCATCTAAAGATCTTTACCCTGATGTGGGGATCGTTAGGAATTATAAAGATTTGCTGAAAGATGACACCATCGAATTAGTCGTTATTGCAACGCCTAATATTTTACATTATGACCTGGCCCGTGAATTTTTAATGGCCGGGAAACATATTGTCGTTGAAAAGCCATTCACACCCTCATCCGCCGAGGCGGATGAGCTAATCAGGCTTGCCGAAAAAACCGGGAAAAAGATCCTTGTTTACCAGAACCGGCGGTGGGACGGCGATTTTAAGACCGTACAACAGGTTGTTTACCAGGGTTACCTTGGCGAAATCCTCGAATTTGAGGCCCATTTCGATCGATTTGCCCCTGGCCAGAGGCGAAGTGCCTGGCGTGACGAACCTCTACCTGCCGGCGGTGTGCTGTACGACCTGGGATCCCACCTGATCGACCAGGCGCTGGTACTCTTCGGATTGCCCCAATCGGTGTTTGCAGATATCCGGACCCAGAGAAAGGGAAGCCAGGTTGACGATTGTTTCGAGGTTAATCTTTATTATGAAAAACTTAAAGTGACTTTAAAAGCTTCCGTATTTATAAAAGAGAAGGGTCCAAGGTATGTCCTGCATGGTACAAAAGGGTCTTTCATCAAATATGGTATCGATCCACAGGAAGAAATGCTTAAACAAGGCCTGATGCCGGATTCGGAAAACTGGGGAAAAGAAGACCCCGATTACTGGGGAATTCTCAATGCTGAACTCCATGGACAGCAGTTTTACGGCACGATTGAAACGGAGCCCGGCAATTATATGGGTTTTTATAATAATGTTTACGATGTCATCACTAAAGGATCCGGACAGGCTGTCCTACCGGAAGAGGCCAGGAATGTGATCCGTATCATCGAACTGGCATTTGAAAGCCATCGAAGGAAATCGATTGTAAACATATCATAA
- a CDS encoding sugar phosphate isomerase/epimerase, producing the protein MMTRRTFIKTTSFASFAALMSPRILRAATLNKNIGLQLYTLRDAISRDLPGTIASISAIGYTWLEAAGYNDGKFYGLQPREFKKMADDLGMQLISSHATFEPEQQQQAIEAHATLGVRYLVYPMLPVNKKETKDHFSRAAAHLNDIGEACRASGLKFGYHNHAFEFVKIDDTTGFDILLELTDSELVCFESDLYWMIYAGSDPLSYFGKYPGRFELWHVKDMEANPEKDFAPVGTGIIDYKQIFGQKQQAGLAYFFVEQDDCKIDPLESVKISFKNLKKIVY; encoded by the coding sequence ATGATGACCAGGAGAACCTTCATTAAAACCACTTCATTTGCCTCCTTCGCAGCCCTTATGTCCCCGCGGATTTTAAGAGCTGCGACATTGAATAAGAATATCGGCCTGCAGCTCTATACTCTGCGTGATGCCATAAGCCGTGACCTTCCCGGGACGATTGCAAGCATCTCAGCCATTGGTTACACCTGGCTCGAAGCAGCAGGCTATAATGATGGCAAGTTTTACGGGCTTCAGCCACGTGAATTCAAAAAAATGGCGGATGATCTGGGAATGCAGCTGATCAGCTCTCATGCCACTTTTGAACCGGAGCAGCAACAACAAGCGATTGAAGCGCACGCCACACTAGGAGTCAGATACCTTGTATATCCCATGTTGCCCGTTAATAAGAAAGAAACAAAAGATCATTTTTCCAGGGCTGCGGCGCACCTTAATGATATTGGCGAAGCCTGCAGGGCATCAGGCCTTAAATTTGGCTATCATAATCATGCATTTGAGTTTGTAAAGATTGATGACACAACTGGTTTTGATATTTTGCTTGAATTAACCGATTCGGAATTAGTTTGCTTCGAGTCTGATCTTTACTGGATGATTTATGCAGGATCGGATCCATTAAGTTATTTCGGCAAATATCCCGGCCGCTTTGAACTCTGGCATGTCAAGGATATGGAGGCTAACCCGGAGAAAGATTTTGCACCGGTTGGGACAGGGATCATCGATTATAAACAGATTTTCGGTCAGAAGCAACAGGCCGGGCTGGCTTATTTCTTCGTTGAACAGGATGATTGCAAAATTGACCCGCTTGAAAGTGTGAAGATAAGTTTTAAGAATCTCAAAAAAATCGTATATTAG
- a CDS encoding Gfo/Idh/MocA family oxidoreductase → MDRRNVLKSLVSIPVVGALAYAWYRKRKYEKYLRINIQEELKLSPEPPAYQDNPSQGKEIRLGIIGYGIRGKDLAVAAGFAHPGMIDEWKTGAVNDKQDKRYEDYLSQEGLNVRVTAVCDIFDTYGRMAQEAGANIYREGSGGKMSEAPKRYQNYLELINADDVDAVIIAAPDHWHGPMTIATARAGKHVYCEKPLTWTVAETYEVRKAVKESQVVFQLGHQGRQNESYLKAREIINQGILGKINLIEVTTNRNDPNGAWVYPIHPDAGPRTIDWQQFIGQAPWHDFSLERFFRWRCWWDYSTGLSGDLLTHEYDAMNQIFNLGIPHSAVSSGGIYFFKDGRTVPDVLHTVFEYPERNLTLMYSATLASNRKRGRVIMGHDGTMELGSSMTIFADRGSDRYKEKIESGIIDPDLPIFTYTPGLKNVDAITSPTEQYFAGRGLMYTYRGGKRVDTTYLHIREWLNCIRNGGRTSCNIDVAFEEAMTAHMGTLAYKENRQVFWNPDNEKII, encoded by the coding sequence ATGGATAGAAGAAATGTACTAAAATCGCTGGTAAGCATCCCGGTTGTGGGAGCACTTGCTTACGCCTGGTACAGGAAGCGAAAATATGAAAAATATCTCCGGATCAATATCCAGGAAGAATTGAAGTTAAGCCCGGAACCGCCTGCTTATCAGGATAATCCATCGCAAGGAAAAGAGATCAGGCTGGGGATCATTGGCTATGGCATCAGGGGGAAAGACCTGGCTGTGGCAGCCGGTTTTGCCCATCCGGGAATGATCGACGAATGGAAAACAGGAGCTGTGAATGACAAGCAGGATAAGCGATACGAAGATTACCTTTCCCAGGAAGGCCTGAATGTAAGGGTGACTGCTGTCTGTGATATCTTCGATACATACGGCCGGATGGCGCAGGAGGCGGGGGCGAACATTTACAGAGAAGGTTCCGGTGGTAAAATGAGCGAAGCACCTAAACGATATCAAAACTACCTGGAACTGATCAATGCCGATGATGTAGATGCCGTGATCATAGCCGCGCCTGACCATTGGCATGGGCCCATGACCATTGCCACAGCCCGCGCAGGTAAGCACGTCTATTGCGAAAAACCATTGACCTGGACAGTGGCGGAAACTTACGAGGTAAGAAAAGCTGTTAAAGAAAGCCAGGTTGTTTTTCAGCTCGGACACCAGGGAAGACAAAATGAAAGCTACCTGAAAGCCAGGGAAATCATTAACCAGGGCATCCTGGGAAAAATCAACCTCATTGAAGTAACGACAAACCGCAATGATCCGAACGGGGCCTGGGTTTACCCGATCCATCCCGATGCAGGCCCCCGGACCATTGACTGGCAGCAGTTCATCGGTCAGGCACCCTGGCACGACTTCAGCCTGGAACGCTTTTTCCGCTGGCGTTGCTGGTGGGATTACAGCACCGGCTTATCCGGCGACCTGTTAACCCATGAATACGATGCAATGAACCAGATATTCAACCTGGGAATACCCCATTCGGCTGTTTCCAGCGGCGGGATATACTTTTTTAAGGATGGCCGTACCGTACCGGATGTGCTTCATACCGTTTTTGAATACCCGGAACGCAACCTGACGCTGATGTACAGCGCTACCCTTGCCAGCAACCGCAAGCGTGGCAGGGTGATCATGGGACATGACGGCACAATGGAACTGGGTTCATCCATGACCATTTTCGCCGACCGGGGCTCTGATCGTTATAAGGAGAAGATCGAATCAGGTATCATCGACCCTGATCTTCCTATCTTCACCTATACGCCGGGACTGAAAAACGTAGATGCCATCACTTCCCCCACCGAGCAGTACTTTGCCGGGCGTGGACTGATGTACACCTACAGGGGTGGAAAAAGGGTTGATACGACCTACCTGCACATCCGCGAATGGCTCAACTGCATCCGGAATGGCGGCCGGACAAGCTGCAATATCGACGTGGCTTTCGAAGAGGCCATGACAGCGCATATGGGAACCCTTGCCTATAAAGAAAACCGGCAAGTGTTTTGGAATCCAGACAATGAAAAGATAATTTAA
- a CDS encoding DoxX family membrane protein, whose product MLVFLRLAIGWHFLYEGLVKLANPNWSSAGYLLDSGGFLKQFFYNLTANPDLLKIVDFLNIWGLILIGLGLILGLFTRAAIISGIVLMIIYYMSHPPFVGLKYAVPSDGSYLVVNKMVIEALALGVLLVFPTWLEYGIDRYLFSSKFKGQSSEFKVQNSK is encoded by the coding sequence ATGCTTGTATTTCTGCGTCTCGCCATCGGGTGGCATTTTCTTTATGAAGGCCTGGTCAAACTGGCTAATCCGAACTGGTCCAGCGCCGGATATTTGCTCGATTCCGGGGGATTCCTGAAACAATTCTTCTATAACCTGACAGCGAATCCGGATTTATTAAAAATAGTCGACTTCCTGAACATATGGGGATTGATCCTGATCGGACTCGGGTTGATCTTAGGTCTCTTTACCCGGGCAGCCATCATTTCAGGAATTGTGCTAATGATAATCTATTACATGTCGCACCCGCCGTTCGTGGGTTTGAAATATGCCGTACCGAGCGATGGCAGCTACCTTGTCGTCAATAAAATGGTGATCGAAGCATTAGCACTTGGCGTGCTATTGGTATTCCCAACATGGTTGGAGTATGGGATAGATAGGTACTTATTCAGTTCAAAGTTCAAAGGGCAAAGTTCAGAGTTTAAGGTTCAAAATTCAAAGTGA
- a CDS encoding DUF1080 domain-containing protein: protein MQKISTLLLIILLSILFIPDMVAQQNVLTPKEMAESWILLFDGKTTDGWRGFKMEGMPIDWSVKDGCLVASGTGGGEMSGDIITIKEYEDFDLYLEWAISPGGNSGILFHVLESDYPSTYATGPEYQLIDDVGYPGKLEDWQQTGANYAMHPADKDRKVLMPVGEFNSSRIRVKNGHVTHWLNGEIILEYDLWTDEWYKLAREGKWKDYPGYGLAKKGHIGLQDHGSYVRFRNIKLKIED from the coding sequence ATGCAAAAAATTTCCACCTTATTGCTGATCATTTTATTAAGCATTTTATTTATTCCTGATATGGTTGCACAGCAGAATGTTCTTACCCCAAAAGAAATGGCCGAGAGCTGGATTTTGCTTTTTGATGGCAAGACTACAGACGGTTGGAGGGGATTTAAAATGGAAGGCATGCCAATAGACTGGTCAGTAAAAGATGGCTGCCTTGTTGCATCGGGAACGGGAGGAGGCGAAATGAGCGGAGACATTATCACTATAAAAGAATATGAAGATTTCGACCTTTACCTTGAATGGGCCATATCACCTGGCGGCAACAGCGGCATTCTCTTTCATGTCCTGGAAAGCGATTACCCTTCGACTTATGCCACGGGCCCTGAATATCAGTTGATTGATGATGTCGGGTATCCCGGTAAACTGGAAGACTGGCAGCAAACCGGGGCTAATTACGCGATGCATCCGGCTGATAAGGACAGAAAAGTGCTGATGCCGGTTGGAGAATTCAATTCCTCACGGATCAGGGTTAAAAATGGCCATGTCACGCACTGGCTGAATGGTGAAATAATCTTGGAATATGATTTATGGACCGATGAATGGTATAAACTGGCCAGGGAAGGCAAATGGAAAGATTACCCGGGGTATGGGCTGGCAAAGAAGGGCCACATCGGATTACAGGATCATGGGAGCTATGTGAGGTTCAGGAATATAAAATTGAAGATTGAAGATTGA